Below is a window of Inediibacterium massiliense DNA.
GGCACATTGCAACTATCTACAATCTCAATTAATTCTTCTACATGATGCTTTTTTAAAAATTGGCATTCATCAATAATAACACAATGAATACTACTATGACTATTTTCTTGTAAAAATATAGTTAATATATTGGTATCTTCTTCTATAACCATAGCCTCTTTTTCTATTCCTATTCTTGATGTAACCTTTCCTTTTCCATATCTATTATCTAATGCAGATGTAAGGACCAAGGCCCTTTTTCCTCTTTCTTCATAATTATATGCAACCTTGATTACTTCAATAGACTTTCCTGCATTCATAGTGCTATATCTATAATAAAGCTGGGCCATAAAACATTCCTCCTTTTTTATATCCATAAAAAAAGCTTGGGAAAATTTCCAAACTCTCTACCTATTGATTCAAATGTTAAAGATTTGTCTCTTTCCTGGCTTCTCTTACTTTCATTTTTTTGTTCATCATATAATCTATAAGTGTAGCAATTCCACAGACCAATAAATTAAAATAATAAACAATCATTCTCCATAAAAGCATTGCATATGTTACTTTTTGTGTCCCGAAAAAAATCTGAAAAAGTAAATAAAATCCTCCTTCTGAACTTCCTACTGTTCCTGGCGTAGGAATAAAAGATACAGCCATATAAAGAAGAGATTGTATAGCAATGACATCTAAACACGAAATACTACTTAATCCTAAACTTCTATAAATCCAATAAGTAATACTAAAATAAAATGTAAGTTGAAGGATTGTCATGACACAAAGCTTGAAAGTAGTTTTTTTATTTTCTCTAATCTTCCTTACACTTTCTTCATATTCCTTTATAGTTCTTTCTATTTTAAATTCATATTGTTTTATTTTACTTGGAATAAAAGTCTTCATGATCCATTGTATTACTCTTCTTAAAAAATTTCCATTTAAAAACAAAATAAAAATAATCAATAATCCTATAAAATTTAAGAAAATACCTATCCAAATAAACGCTAGAGACGCCTTAATATGTTCATAAACAAATCCTAGCTTAATGATAAACATAAAAATAGAATAAATTGTTACAATCACTTGATAAATAATAAATTTTTCTATCAATATGGATGTAGCCTTTCCTAATGGGACAGAATCTTTAATCATAGAATAAATTTGTGCAGGTTGCCCTCCACTAGCAAATGGTGTAATGAGACTATAATATTGTCCAATAAAAGTAAGTTTTATAGATTTTAAAAAATTATTTTTCACAAATAACATTTTTGATATTTCTTTTATGATTAAAGCATCTAATACCCAATAACCTATCATTCCTATAAATCCTATTATTAAAATATATGGATTGGTTTGAAAAAGAAGCTTTGGAAAAGTTGATAAGTTTTCATTAGATAAAACAATCCATAAAGTGATGAGTAAAAGAAAAATTAAAATTCCATATTGTATAATTCTTTTTTTCATCTAAACCGCCTTTCTATTTAGCACTTCTTTTTTAGAAATCCAACATTCTTTAGGAACTCTCCTTGTTTTTTCTTTTTGATAATTGCTCTTTTGAAATATTTTTTTTAGCCAATCATCCCATTGTTTAATAAATTCTCTTTTTATCTTATTCTCTATTGGAAAAATACTAAATCCCTTTCGAACAGCTATAGGGTGTAATATCGTCACCCCATAATATGCCTTAATAAACTTAAATCTTTCATCTTTTAAAATAGCTTGAGATAAAAATTTTAATTCTTCATCTACAATAAAAAAAAGACTAGCAGGATCATTTTTTATATGACGAACCTTTTTATTGTCTATATGAAATTCTCCTATCTGGTCTCCATTTTTAATAATTGTTCCATCTCTTAATTGTTTTTCATTTCCTTTATAAGTATGAAAACTCACATAAAAAAGTTTTTGACTTGAAAAAGGTATATACTCCCAATTGCTCAATTTTACAATAGTATCATCTATACTCCTAAATAGATATGCAATCATTTTATTCATTTATGACACCTGCCTGTTGATCTACTAAAACAAATTCATATCCTTCTTCTATAAGGTTAGGAATTAATTCCTCTAATGCATCAATGGTTCTTTTGGGTGCTCCTTTAGCACCATTACTATCATGAAGTACAATAATATCCCCACTCTTTACTTTTTTATATATTCTTTCTTTAATCTGATCAACAGTAGTATTTTTGCTCCAGTCCTTTGCTTCTATAGACCATAATACAACTTTAAGATCATACTTTTTTGCATAATAAGGTACTACTAAATTAAATGTTCCCCAAGGAGGACGGAAAAGCCTAATATTATATCTTAATTCATTAAAAATCTTTATAGACTTTTCAAAATCTTTGGCTGTTTGCCAAGGAAAACTTAACCAAGCACTTTTATGACATAAGGAATGAAGCCCTATCCCATGACCTTCTTGTATCATTCTTTCTACAATCTCTTTATTCTTTAACGCTTTATCTGCCACTAAGAAAAAAGTGGCTTTTACATTGTTTTTTTTAAGTATATCTAAAATCATTTCTGTATAGATAGGATCTGGCCCATCATCAAATGTTAATGCAATTTTTTTCAAAGAAGTATTCAGAACTTTTATGGTTTTTTTATCTTTGTTTCTATAATAGTAATTAGGAATTATATTATACAATACAAAACATATTACAATTAATACAAAACCCTTCAATTTCATCATCCCTTTAATCATTTTTCATATATTTACTTTTTTCATTTTCTCTTTCTGATTATATAAACCCAATATAGACTGAACTAATATATCCATATTAATTTTGTCACTCACTCTTACTATATTTTTATACAATTCTTTTCGATATCTTGTATCATTTAAAATCTTTCGTATTCCTATTTTAAGTTCTTCAAAATTATTAGCTACCATACCAATATTCTTTTGAGTAATAAATTTAGAATTTTCAATTTCTTGTCCTAAAGAAGGTTTAAATGCAATTATAGGCAAGTGAGATTTAATTCCTTCAAATAAAGTAACTCCGCCTGCTTTTGTGACCAATAAATCTGAATCATTCATCAACGCGGATACATTTTCTGTATATTCCAATATAGCTAGATTTTTCAGATTTTCATTCTGTTTTAATCTATTATAAATTTCTTTATTATTTCCTGTCAAAATAGTAGTTTTCACTGCCCTTAATTCATCTAGCCATATATAAAATTCTCTTTCTTTAGGCAAAAGCCCCATGCCTCCACCCATAATTAAGATAGTAAATCCATCTGATTTTTTTATTTTTTTTAGTTTTTCTAATTCATTCCTATGTCCTTCAAATTGTACTCTAATAGGAATTCCTGTAGCTGCTATCTTTTTTTCTGAAACCCCTTTTTGTATTAATTTATTTTTAATTTCTTCTGTAGCAACAAAATACTGATCTATATTATGATAAATCCACTCCCAACTATCTACTACATCTGTAATACAACTAATAATCGGAAGGTCGCTTTGATACTCTTCCTTATATTTTGATGCTAAACCTGACCCAACTGGAAATGTAGCTATAATCATCTTAGGATGAATAGATGAAATATAACTTGTCAGTTTGGGAAGACATATTTTATAAAACCAATCATCCAACTGAGAATGTTCATTAAAATACTTTTTATAATAAAAATAATTATATAATTTACTATTTTTAGTAATTAAAAATTCATATCCTTTATATAAACTTTTATATAGCTTTGGATTGATAATTTGAAAAATATCTACAATCTCCATCTTTATATCTTCATTTTCCCTTTTCACATGCTCTACAATTGCTTGTGCAGCCGATTTATGTCCCAATCCAAAAGTAGCAGTCAACAGTAAAATATCTGTCTTATTTTCCATAAATCATTCCCCGTTCATGACTATATTTCCACATAAGTTTATTAGACAACTCAATTATATTTTCTATAGAGTATATATTCCATAAATCCTTCATTCTTTTTTTCATATGCTCCAGTTTCTTAGGATTTTGAATCAATTCATCAATCACTTCATTGATATGATCTATATTCTTGATCTGAATGGCTACACCAGAATCTAGTAAAAATTCTACATTTCCTTCTTCTTGTCCTGGTATAAAATATGGAATGATCATAGGAATATTCTTTGCCATAGATTCTGATACTGTAATTCCTCCTGGTTTAGTAATCACAATATGAGCCTTGTCCATAAATTGTGGAATATCCTTGGTAAAACCATATACTCTAATTTCTTTACCTTCTATATGATGATATTGCTTTATTATCTTTTTCTTTAAACTCTTATTATTTCCACAAATCACAATAATACGTAATAAATTCCTATTTCCGATGAGATTTTCAAGCACTTTTTTCATACCTTTTACACCCATACTGCCCCCCATCAAAAGTACTGTGAAATAAGAATCTTTTTTATAATCTATACTCCTTTTTAAAAATTGTCTACGTATAGGAATACCACATGCATATATATTATTTGAGTTGATTCCTCTCTCTACTAAAGTCTGACTTGTATAATCGCTTCCTGTTATATATGCATCTACATAATCGTGAATATACACTTGATGTGCTTTATAATCTGTAACAACTGAAATAAATGGAATATGTAGCATCCCTTTTTTCTTTAAATCTCCTATGACTCCAATGATAAAAGGATGAGTAGTAATAATTAAATCTGGTTGATGATAGGTAATTAAATTATAAACTTTATGATATTCTAATCTATTAAATATTTTATTAAATTCTATATTAATAATTTTCCTATCACTCCACTTATATAACATTCCATATATTTTAGGCAAATGAGTAGCTAAAATATTGTATCCATCTGCTATACATAAATTTAAAACTTGGCTTGTTTCTTTTAAAATATCCATCATTACTACTTCATATCCAAATGCCTCAAACTCATTTTTCAAAGCTCTTGCAACTTGATTATGTCCTTCTCCTGTAGAAGCAGTAAAAATAAGGATTTTTCTCATGAAAATTCCCCCTTACAACTCTATAACTTGCTTTTTTAAAGAACATTGACTTTTAGCAAGCAGTTGTATACTATAAAACTTTGCAATCCCTTGGTAGATAAAAAAAGTCTCAACCCATATGTTAAGACTTTAGGCCCTAAGTCATATTGCCTAATATATTTTATCATATTTCATGAAACTGCCAATAGGAATATGCATATCTTTTTTAGAAAGTTATAAACCTTTTATGTAACTCTCACATGATCCACAATTTTATTCATTATATATGATAAAATACAATAAAATAGAGGGTACGAAATTCGTACCCTCTTCTATTTTATTGGTGCGCCCAGCAGGATTCGAACCTGCGGCCTTCTGATTCGTAGTCAGACACTCTATCCAGCTGAGCTATGAGCGCAAAAAAATGGAGGCGGCACCCAGATTTGAACTGGGGAATAAAGGTTTTGCAGACCTCTGCCTTACCACTTGGCTATGCCGCCATTATGAATTAGATATATATGGCTGGGGTAGCAGGACTCGAACCTACGGATGCCAGAGTCAAAGTCTGGTGCCTTACCGACTTGGCTATACCCCATTATTTTGGGGTGGGTGATGGGATTCGAACCCACGCATGCAGGAGCCACAATCCTGTGTCTTAACCACTTGACTACACCCACCATGTTTGGAGCGGATGATGGGAATCGAACCCACGCTACCAGCTTGGAAGGCTGGAGTTCTACCATTGAACTACATCCGCATTTGGAGCGGAAGACGAGATTCGAACTCGCGACCCTCGCCTTGGCAAGGCGATGCTCTACCACTGAGCCACTTCCGCATATTGGTGGAGGAAGGTGGATTCGAACCACCGAAAGCTCAGCTAACGGATTTACAGTCCGCCCCCTTTGGCCACTCGGGAATTCCTCCATTTTGGAGCTGGCGAAGGGAATCGAACCCCCAACCTGCTGATTACAAGTCAGCTGCTCTACCGTTGAGCCACACCAGCTAATATAAAATTGGCGACCCGGAAGGGGCTCGAACCCTCGACCTCCAGCGTGACAGGCTGGCATTCTAACCAACTGAACTACCGGGCCAAAATAAATGGTGGGCGCAATAGGGCTCGAACCTATGACCCCCTGCTTGTAAGGCAGGTGCTCTCCCAGCTGAGCTATGCGCCCTAAAATGGTGACCCATCCGAGAATCGAACTCGGGTTACCGCCGTGAAAGGGCGGTGTCTTGACCGCTTGACCAATGGGCCTTAATAATGGTAGCGGCGAGTGGACTTGAACCACCGACCTTCCGGGTATGAACCGGACGCTCTAGCCAACTAAGCTACGCCGCCATAAATGGTTGCGGAGGCAGGATTTGAACCTACGACCTTCGGGTTATGAGCCCGACGAGCTGCCAGCTGCTCCACTCCGCGATATTTGGTGCCGGGGACCGGAATCGA
It encodes the following:
- a CDS encoding thymidine kinase, whose protein sequence is MAQLYYRYSTMNAGKSIEVIKVAYNYEERGKRALVLTSALDNRYGKGKVTSRIGIEKEAMVIEEDTNILTIFLQENSHSSIHCVIIDECQFLKKHHVEELIEIVDSCNVPVLCYGLKNDFKNELFEGSYWLLVHADKIEEIKTICWCGRKATTNARVRDGKIVKDGDQIEIGGNELYVSLCRKHYNDGRITS
- a CDS encoding lysylphosphatidylglycerol synthase transmembrane domain-containing protein translates to MKKRIIQYGILIFLLLITLWIVLSNENLSTFPKLLFQTNPYILIIGFIGMIGYWVLDALIIKEISKMLFVKNNFLKSIKLTFIGQYYSLITPFASGGQPAQIYSMIKDSVPLGKATSILIEKFIIYQVIVTIYSIFMFIIKLGFVYEHIKASLAFIWIGIFLNFIGLLIIFILFLNGNFLRRVIQWIMKTFIPSKIKQYEFKIERTIKEYEESVRKIRENKKTTFKLCVMTILQLTFYFSITYWIYRSLGLSSISCLDVIAIQSLLYMAVSFIPTPGTVGSSEGGFYLLFQIFFGTQKVTYAMLLWRMIVYYFNLLVCGIATLIDYMMNKKMKVREARKETNL
- a CDS encoding YkoP family protein is translated as MNKMIAYLFRSIDDTIVKLSNWEYIPFSSQKLFYVSFHTYKGNEKQLRDGTIIKNGDQIGEFHIDNKKVRHIKNDPASLFFIVDEELKFLSQAILKDERFKFIKAYYGVTILHPIAVRKGFSIFPIENKIKREFIKQWDDWLKKIFQKSNYQKEKTRRVPKECWISKKEVLNRKAV
- a CDS encoding polysaccharide deacetylase family protein; the encoded protein is MIKGMMKLKGFVLIVICFVLYNIIPNYYYRNKDKKTIKVLNTSLKKIALTFDDGPDPIYTEMILDILKKNNVKATFFLVADKALKNKEIVERMIQEGHGIGLHSLCHKSAWLSFPWQTAKDFEKSIKIFNELRYNIRLFRPPWGTFNLVVPYYAKKYDLKVVLWSIEAKDWSKNTTVDQIKERIYKKVKSGDIIVLHDSNGAKGAPKRTIDALEELIPNLIEEGYEFVLVDQQAGVINE
- a CDS encoding MGDG synthase family glycosyltransferase — translated: MENKTDILLLTATFGLGHKSAAQAIVEHVKRENEDIKMEIVDIFQIINPKLYKSLYKGYEFLITKNSKLYNYFYYKKYFNEHSQLDDWFYKICLPKLTSYISSIHPKMIIATFPVGSGLASKYKEEYQSDLPIISCITDVVDSWEWIYHNIDQYFVATEEIKNKLIQKGVSEKKIAATGIPIRVQFEGHRNELEKLKKIKKSDGFTILIMGGGMGLLPKEREFYIWLDELRAVKTTILTGNNKEIYNRLKQNENLKNLAILEYTENVSALMNDSDLLVTKAGGVTLFEGIKSHLPIIAFKPSLGQEIENSKFITQKNIGMVANNFEELKIGIRKILNDTRYRKELYKNIVRVSDKINMDILVQSILGLYNQKEKMKKVNI
- a CDS encoding MGDG synthase family glycosyltransferase, which produces MRKILIFTASTGEGHNQVARALKNEFEAFGYEVVMMDILKETSQVLNLCIADGYNILATHLPKIYGMLYKWSDRKIINIEFNKIFNRLEYHKVYNLITYHQPDLIITTHPFIIGVIGDLKKKGMLHIPFISVVTDYKAHQVYIHDYVDAYITGSDYTSQTLVERGINSNNIYACGIPIRRQFLKRSIDYKKDSYFTVLLMGGSMGVKGMKKVLENLIGNRNLLRIIVICGNNKSLKKKIIKQYHHIEGKEIRVYGFTKDIPQFMDKAHIVITKPGGITVSESMAKNIPMIIPYFIPGQEEGNVEFLLDSGVAIQIKNIDHINEVIDELIQNPKKLEHMKKRMKDLWNIYSIENIIELSNKLMWKYSHERGMIYGK